ATTACCCTGCTGTTGTTGAAAACGAGCGCTACTTGAAACACACGCTCGGTATTGGTTCGTACTTCGACAACAAGGTCTCGCCGTTCATCCATAGGCAGGAGATTTCGGGTTAGATCCGCCAGTGTCTGAGCCGCTTCGACCTCAGCTTCGCGCTGAGTTCCGCACTCCAGTCCTTCCTCATCGGGATAAAGCCCGGTGTCGTCGCGGATATCGAAATAATAGCGCGTCACTCCGGCGCCTCATTGCTTCTGGCGCTGGTTCAACATCGGCGCCAGCCGGCTGTTCCCTGTCAGTGAGAGCGCCGCCGGCCGATAGGACAGCGTGAGTGTTGCTTTGTTCCCTCAGCCCGCGGACGCGGAAGTCCGCGGCAGGGACGGTTTGCGTTCGGGGAGCTTCTTCTTCGGGGGCGCCGGCAGCAGACCTTCCCTGATCGCTTGCTTGCGAGCGAGTTTGCGAGCCCGGCGAATGGCTTCGGACTTTTCGCGCGCCTTTCTCTCCGAGGGTTTCTCATAGGCACGACGCTGCTTCATTTCGCGGAACACGCCTTCACGCTGCATTTTCTTCTTCAGAACACGAAGTGCCTGGTCGACATTGTTATCGCGGACTACGACCTGCATTAAATCTCCTCGATGACTGCAAGCTGGGACGATCCTGCGCGCAGCCGGTTGCGCAGGAGTTCGTTGCAAATGGAAGAATGAGAGCGACCGCGCATTCCTCGCCAGCCTCGAACGAGCAATTTTGCTCGTCACGGCGATGCGGTTCAGTGGGAGGAAGTGACCACTCCCGCGAGAACAAGTCAAACGATAAAGGCCTGAAGTCCCATTGGAACTGCTGCCCCGAACGGAGCCGCAGCGGCGAGCTGAATCAAATTGTCAGGCTTCCTTGTAATATGGCGGTCATCGTGTATATTACCATTATTCGATTAGCCGCTGTGCCTTGTTGAACGTGCCCGCGGGCTCCTTTTCCAAAGACATCGACGAAGTTGAAATCGCCGCGCGATTGTCGCGCGAAACGCGTTTGCGCGCTTTGGAGAAGAAAATGACGACAGGTACGGTTAAGTGGTTCAACGGCCAAAAGGGCTTCGGTTTCATCCAGCCGGGCGACGGCAGCAACGATGTGTTCGTTCACATCAGCGCGGTCGAGCGCGCCGGCCTTTCGGGTCTCGCCGAGGGCCAGAAGGTCAATTACGAGCTCAAGACTGACAAGATGCGGGGCAAGGTCAGCGCCGAAAATCTCTCGCTGGCTTGATCTCGTCGCGCCGTTTCACGGATGTACTGAAACGGCAATGCTGCCCGCTCGATCCCTGGATTGAGCGGGTTTGCCTATTTTCAGCAGGTGAAGGATGAGCGCCAGGAAATCGGCAGTACCGTCACCTGAAGCGATCGCGCGCGCCGATCGTCAGCGCCTCGCCGCCGAAGAAGGCGTGCGGGCAATCGCGGATGTCGAACGCCAGGCGATCGAAGTGCGCAAGAACATGGCGCGCCTCCGCGAGCTACGCATGGCCAAGGAAGCTGCGGACGCGACCCTTGCAGCAGCCTCGCCGGCATTCCCGGCCAAGAAGCGCACGAGAAAGTTGTTGCGGTAGACACCCTCGACCAGTGTCGATGGACTTGCCGAGGACGGAGTGACAGCCGGGAGAGTGCTGATCGTGCCCAGAGCAAAATCGGACGGTGGTGGAACGATCACGTTCACCCTCGCGCTGGGGGCAGCGCGACAAATGTGCCGGCTTACGACGACGTTCCAAACCGACAAGCAGGCGTTCAGCTATCTGCACAAATACCGGACGGAATTCGAGAGGATCGCGCGAGCGCGCCTGGCTTTAGGAGAGCTCGAAGACGGAATCGTCATGCTCACGATGCTTTAGGTCGGTGCTTCGATAATGCCGGGCTATTCCGCAGGGGCTTCGCCGCAGCTTCCCGGGCCAGACGCTCAGCTTTCAGGCGCTCGCGATTCTCGTGAAAGGATTGCTCCGCCTTCGCGTAGTCGGTCATCGGTTTGGCATTGCTGATAGCCTTGAAAGCTTTGTCGGCTTCCCGCCGATGGCGGGTATTCGCTTCGTTTTTGGTCATTGTGACCTCCAGACTGGGCTTGTTTTTCCGCCGCGCCGCCCGGGGCGCGGGAAGGCTTCGAGATTGCGTCACCAGGCCAGCTTGAGAACGCTGACAAGCAGTGCCGACAGGACAGCAATTGTGAGCGCAATGTCGACAAGAGGAGCTGCTAGACAGGCGCGCGCCGGGTCGGCTTCATCTTGTCGGTTTCCTGCGAACCGCAGCGGGCATCGCCGGATTTCGGAATAATAGAATGTATCGCTGATTTGCCCGACGTGTCAAGTTGCTTGTCCAAGTGTGCTTATCCAAGTGTGCTTGTCCAAGTCCCGGCGGGCTCCCGGCTCCTTTGCATGGGGTTGTTTTCGATATTTTGGGAACGCTCGCGGTGCGCCACCTTCTCTCACAGCGGGAGAAGGCTTCGCGGCCGCCCTACTGCAACGCTGCCAGCAGTTCGTCCGGCGTCTCGACCATCATCATGTGGCCGGCGCCAGGCAGCACGACGGTCCGCGCGTTCGGCGTCGCGGCGGCGAGCGCCTTGCCGGCCTTGGCGGGGGTCATCATGTCGCGCTCGCCGAGGATGAAGGTCGCGGGCACCTTCACGGCCGCCGCGGCGGTCAACCCGTTCTGGTAGGCGTTGCAGGCGTTGAGGTCGTTGTAGAGCACGCCGGGCTTGGCCTCCTGCAGCACCCGCTGCGCGCCCTGGTGCATCCACAGCCCCGGTGCGAGGCTGCCGCCGAGCTCGGCCTTGAAGCCGAGGCCCCAGATCGAGACCATGTCGATCGCTGCGCCGTCATTTGCTTCGGCGGCTTTCAGCAGATCGAGGCCGACCGTCATGGTCGCGGCGGTGCCGATCAATGCGAGGCCGGAGACCTTGTCGGGATGTCGTGCCGAGGTCTCGATCGCGATCAGCGAGCCCATCGAATGGCCGATCAATCGGGCCTTGGTTGCGCCGGCGGCGGTGATCAGCGCGGCGATCCAGTCGGCCATCTCGGCGATGGTCGGCAGCGGCTTGCCGGCGGAGCGGCCGTGGCCCGGCAAATCAGGCGCCAGCACGGAATAGCCGTGATGGGCGAACCAGCGGCTGTGCAGCGCCCAGGTCGAAGAGTCGAAGCCGGCGCCGTGGATCATCACGACCGCCGGCAGCGAGGGATCGAACGGCTTGCCGCCGGTCGCGATGAAGGTGTCTGCACCGTTCACTGAAAGCTGCATGGCCTCAAGTCCTTTGCGAGGCGCGCAGCGCCTGGCCGAGATCGTCGGTGATATCGTCGGCGGTTTCGATGCCGACCGACAGCCGCACCAGCTCCTCGCCGATGCCGGCGGCCTTGAGCTGTTCGGCGTCCATCTGCTGATGCGTGGTGCTGGCAGGATGGATCACCAGCGTCTTGGCGTCGCCGACATTGGCGAGATGGCTGATCAACTTCAGCTGCTCGATGAACTTCTTGCCGGCGGCGCGGCCGCCCTTGATGCCGAAGCTGATGATCGAGCCGGCGCCGCGCGGCAGCAGCTTCTTCGCCAGCGCGTAATCGGGGTGCGTCTCCAGCGACGGATGCAGCACCCAGTCGACCGCCTTGTTCGCAGTCAGGAACTCCAGCACCTTTTGGGTGTTGCTGACGTGCCGGTCCATCCGGACGCCGAGCGTCTCGATGCCCTGCAACAGCTGGAAGGCGTTGGTCGGCGACAGGCAGGCGCCGAAATCGCGCAGGCCCTCGGTGCGGGCGCGCATGATGAAGGCGGCCTTGCCGAACTGCTCGTCGAAGACGATGCCGTGATAGCCGGCATAGGGCTCGGTGAGCTGCGGGAACTTGCCGGAGGCGCGCCAGTCGAACCGGCCACCGTCGACGATCACGCCGCCGATCGCGATGCCGTGGCCGCCCATCCACTTGGTCGCCGAATTCATCGTGATGTCGGCGCCGAGCTCGATCGGCTGGCTCAGATACGGCGTCGCGAAGGTGTTGTCGATCAACAGCGGGATCTTCGCGTCATGCGCGATTTGCGCCACCGCGGGGATATCGAGCACTTCGAGGCCGGGATTGCCGATGGTCTCGCCGATCACGAGCCGCGTGTTCGGCCTGATCGCGGCGCGGAACTCGTCGAGCGCGCGCGGCTTCACGAAGGTCGTGGTGATGCCGAACCGCGGCAGCGTATGTGCGAGGAGATTGATGGTGCCGCCATAGAGCGAGGCGGAGGCGACGATATGGTCGCCGGCATTGAGCAGCGTTGCGATCGCAAGATGCATCGCGGCCATGCCGCTCGCGGTGCAGATCGCACCGACGCCGCATTCGAGCGCGGCGATGCGCTCCTCCAGCACTGCGGTCGTCGGGTTGGAGATCCGCGTGTAGATGTGGCCGGCGCGTTCGAGGTTGAACAGCGCCGCGGCGTGGTCGGCATCCTGGAACACGTAGGACGTGGTCTGGTAGATCGGAACCGCGCGCGCACCGGTTAAGGGATCGGGGCGTTGGCCGGCGTGCAGGCTCAGGGTTTCGAAGGCAGGCGGCTTGGGTGCGGGCATGCGAGGCTCGTCAGGTCAGTCGATGAGGATATTTGGTCTGCAGCTCTATACGTGAACTGCGGTGCGGACGCGGCCGACATTGCCGAACACCCGCAGATAGCGCTCGACCTCCGAGGGGATGCCGGTCGCCTTCTCCGGATTGTCGGAGAGCTTCACGGCCGGTCGGCCGTCGACCGACGTCACCTTGCAGACGATCGAGATCGGATCGAGCTCGGCGGTGCCGTCAGGCGCGCAGCCGACGAAATCGTTGGTCAGGTTGGTGCCCCAGCCGAAGCTGACGCGCACGCGCCCCTTGAAGTGATGGAAGGTCTCCTCGATCGAGCCGACATCCATCGCATCCGAGAACACCAGCAGCTTCTCCTTGGGATCGCGCCCCTTCTGCTTCCACCATTTGATGATGTCTTCGCCGGCGGTGATCGGCGGCGCGCTGTCGGGGCGGAAGCCGGTCCAGTCGGCAACCCAATCCGGCGCGTCGCGCAGGAACGGCTTGGTGCCGAAGGCGTCGGGCAGTGCGATCAGGAGGTTGCCGCCATAGGCGTGTCGCCACTGGTCGAGGATGCGATAGGGCGCCCAGCGCAGCTCCTGGTCGTCATTGGCGAGCGCGGCGGCCACCATCGGCAGCTCATGCGCATTGGTGCCGATCGCCTCGAGGTCGTTGTCCATCGCCAGCAGCACGTTGGATGTCCCAGTGAACGACGAGCCGAGGCCTTCCTTCACCGCCTCGACGCACCAGCGTTGCCACAGGAAGCCGTGGCGGCGCCGCGTGCCGAAATCGGACAGCCGCAGGCCGTCGAGCTTGCGCAACCGCTCGACCTTGGCCCACAGCTTGGCCTTGGCGCGGGCGTAGAGCACGTCGAGCGCGAAGCGGCCGTAGGTCTTGGTCGCCGCGCGCGAGCGCAGCTCGTTGAGGATCGCAAGCGCCGGGATCTCCCACATCGTGGTGTGGGTCCACGGCCCGTGGAAATGCAGCTCATACTGGCCGTCGACCTTGTGCAGCTCGTATTCGGGCAGGCGGAAGGTCGAGAGCCAGTTGATGTAATCGGGCGAGAACATCTGGGTCTTGCCGTAGAACGTGTTGCCGGCGAGCCAGATCAGCTCCTTCTTGGAGAAGCGGATGGTGCGGGCGTGGTCGAGCTGGGCACGCAACTCGCCCTCGTCGATGACTTCGGCGAGCTTGATATGGGTCGACCGGTTGATCACCGAAAAGGTCGTGCGGGTGTCCGGATAGGATTCCCGGATCATCTGCTGCATCAACAGCTTGTAGAAATCGGTGTCGAGCAGGCTGCGCACGATCGGGTCGAGCCGCCAGCCGTGGTTGTAGGTCCGGGTCGCGATATCTGTCACGGTCATGCCGGAACCTTAGCCTGCCGGGCGCGGTCCGCCCAGTGGGTATCGGGCGGAACATGGCAGGTCAGCGCGCTATGGTCTGCCGTATACGGCCAACCGTGGCGGCGACATCGGCCCAGGCCGGCCTGGCGGGGGCAAACTGGCGCCGCAGGAAGCCGACAAGCTCAGCAACCTGGCTGTCGCTCATGCTGTCCTTGAAGGCCGGCATGTAGCCGAGATCGGTTGCGGCCGGCTTGGCGATGCCGTGCAGGATGACCTGGATCAGATTGTCGGGCACATCGCTGTGCAGATTGCTGTTCAGCGCCAGCGACGGCCGGCTGCCGAACAGCGGCGGCCCGCCGACCTCATGGCAGACCGCGCAGGCGCCTTGATAGATCCGCCCGCCGGCCGAGGCGGCCGTGGTGACGGCCGTGCTGGCTTCGAGCTTCGCGGCGAGCGCATCGTGAGCCGGCCGGTCGGCGGCTTCGTTGAACGAGGCGAGGTAGACCGCCATCGCGCGGATGTCCTGGTCGGGCAGCGCGGCGAGCTCCTTTACGACCGGCGCCATCGGTCCCGCGGCGACGCCATGCAGGCGTGACTCGCCGGTGCGCAAGTAAGCGTAGAGCTCGTCTTCGCTCCATGGGATCGGCGCCTTCGATAGCGAGGTCAGCGCCGGCGCCTCCCAGCCCTCCGCGAAGCCGCCGGCAAGATAGGCGCGCTGCCGTTCGGCGCCGAGCCCATTGCGTGGCGAATGGCAGGCGCTGCAATGTCCGAGGCCTTCGATCAGGTAGGCGCCGCGATTCCAGATCTCAGATTTCGATGGATCGGGCCGAAACGTATCAGGCCGATGGAACAGCGCATTCCATCCGGCGAGCAGCGGCCGCAGGTTGAACGGAAAGGCGAGCGTGTTCGCCGGCGTCGCCGCGCGCACCGGCGCCTGCGCCGTCAGGTAGGCATAGAGCGCCTGCAGGTCGGCATCATTGGTCCTGGCGAAATGCGTGTACGGGAATGCCGGGTAAAGATGGCGCCCGTCGCGGTGAATGCCTTCGCGCATGGCGCGCTCGAAGGCGGGATAGGACCAGGCGCCGATGCCGGTGTCGACATCGGGCGTGATGTTGGTCGTGTAGACGGTGCCGAACGGCGTCTCGAGCGGCCGGCCGCCGGCATTCACCACGCCATGCTCCGACGTGTGGCAGACGGCGCAGGCGCCGAGCGCCGCGAGCTCCTTGCCACGCGCGATGGTGGCCGCGGAATAGACCGAGGCATCGGGCTGGGCGATCGGCGCGATCGCACGCCAGGGCAGGACGGCGGCGCCGATCCCAAGCGCCGCGGCGCAGAGTGCGGCGATGCCGGCGAGTACGCCGCCGCGCTTTGCGAACGGATTTTGCCATCGGTTGAGCTCGGCCGGCCGCGCGGGCGGCGGCAGCGGTGCAGGCGCTGTGGGTTGCTCGCCGCGCAAGCCTTTCAAAATGCGCTCCGGCGTGAACGGCAATTCGCGAAAGCGCACGCCGGTAGCATCATAGATCGCGTTGGCGATCGCGGCCGCGCTCGGCACCGAGGCGGATTCGCCGACGCCGAGCGGCGGCTGGTCCTGCCGCGGCAGCATCAGCACATCGATTTTGGGCAGCTCAGGGAATTTGATGATGGGGTAGGCGCCCCATTCCCGCGCCGTCACCGCGCCGCGCTCGAAGGAGACCTCCTCCATCAGCGCGCGGCTGGTCGACTGGATCACATTGCCTTCGATCTG
The window above is part of the Bradyrhizobium sp. PSBB068 genome. Proteins encoded here:
- a CDS encoding 30S ribosomal protein S21 → MQVVVRDNNVDQALRVLKKKMQREGVFREMKQRRAYEKPSERKAREKSEAIRRARKLARKQAIREGLLPAPPKKKLPERKPSLPRTSASAG
- a CDS encoding cold-shock protein, with translation MTTGTVKWFNGQKGFGFIQPGDGSNDVFVHISAVERAGLSGLAEGQKVNYELKTDKMRGKVSAENLSLA
- a CDS encoding transcriptional regulator; this translates as MSARKSAVPSPEAIARADRQRLAAEEGVRAIADVERQAIEVRKNMARLRELRMAKEAADATLAAASPAFPAKKRTRKLLR
- a CDS encoding alpha/beta hydrolase; translation: MQLSVNGADTFIATGGKPFDPSLPAVVMIHGAGFDSSTWALHSRWFAHHGYSVLAPDLPGHGRSAGKPLPTIAEMADWIAALITAAGATKARLIGHSMGSLIAIETSARHPDKVSGLALIGTAATMTVGLDLLKAAEANDGAAIDMVSIWGLGFKAELGGSLAPGLWMHQGAQRVLQEAKPGVLYNDLNACNAYQNGLTAAAAVKVPATFILGERDMMTPAKAGKALAAATPNARTVVLPGAGHMMMVETPDELLAALQ
- a CDS encoding O-acetylhomoserine aminocarboxypropyltransferase, whose translation is MPAPKPPAFETLSLHAGQRPDPLTGARAVPIYQTTSYVFQDADHAAALFNLERAGHIYTRISNPTTAVLEERIAALECGVGAICTASGMAAMHLAIATLLNAGDHIVASASLYGGTINLLAHTLPRFGITTTFVKPRALDEFRAAIRPNTRLVIGETIGNPGLEVLDIPAVAQIAHDAKIPLLIDNTFATPYLSQPIELGADITMNSATKWMGGHGIAIGGVIVDGGRFDWRASGKFPQLTEPYAGYHGIVFDEQFGKAAFIMRARTEGLRDFGACLSPTNAFQLLQGIETLGVRMDRHVSNTQKVLEFLTANKAVDWVLHPSLETHPDYALAKKLLPRGAGSIISFGIKGGRAAGKKFIEQLKLISHLANVGDAKTLVIHPASTTHQQMDAEQLKAAGIGEELVRLSVGIETADDITDDLGQALRASQRT
- the pncB gene encoding nicotinate phosphoribosyltransferase, encoding MTVTDIATRTYNHGWRLDPIVRSLLDTDFYKLLMQQMIRESYPDTRTTFSVINRSTHIKLAEVIDEGELRAQLDHARTIRFSKKELIWLAGNTFYGKTQMFSPDYINWLSTFRLPEYELHKVDGQYELHFHGPWTHTTMWEIPALAILNELRSRAATKTYGRFALDVLYARAKAKLWAKVERLRKLDGLRLSDFGTRRRHGFLWQRWCVEAVKEGLGSSFTGTSNVLLAMDNDLEAIGTNAHELPMVAAALANDDQELRWAPYRILDQWRHAYGGNLLIALPDAFGTKPFLRDAPDWVADWTGFRPDSAPPITAGEDIIKWWKQKGRDPKEKLLVFSDAMDVGSIEETFHHFKGRVRVSFGWGTNLTNDFVGCAPDGTAELDPISIVCKVTSVDGRPAVKLSDNPEKATGIPSEVERYLRVFGNVGRVRTAVHV